The Dasypus novemcinctus isolate mDasNov1 chromosome 2, mDasNov1.1.hap2, whole genome shotgun sequence genome includes a region encoding these proteins:
- the LOC101445710 gene encoding protocadherin beta-14 yields MEIRRVLALRKRQVLILFVLLGLSRAGPESARYSVAEETEIGSFVANLARDLGLGAEELSSREARVMSDDNKKHLHLDLLTGDLLLNEKLDREELCGSFEPCVVHFQVLLKNPLRFFRAELHIKDINDHSPTFLDKEILLKISESTTVGTTFLMESAQDLDVGSNGLQNYTISPNSHFYIKIQDSSDGKIYPELVLAKALDHEEEPELRLILTALDGGSPPRSGTTLVLIKVLDINDNAPEFAQSLYEVQVPEDTPVGSWVITISANDVDAGNYGKISYTFFHASEDIRKTFEINPVSGEVLLKAHLDFEVIQTYTINIQATDGGGLSEKCTLLVKVIDINDNPPEVTMSSITNRIPENVPEILVAVFSVRDQDSGDNGRMACSIQNDLPFFLKPTFKNFYTLVTEKALDRESRAEYNVTITVSDLGTPRLKTEHSITVQVSDVNDNAPAFTRTSYTLLVRENNSPALHIGSVSATDADAGANAQVTYSLLPPQDAHLPLASLVSVNADSGQLFAFRALDFEALQAFEFRVRAADAGSPALSSEARVRVQVLDANDNAPFVLYPLQNGSAPCTELVPRAAEAGYLVSKVVAVDGDAGQNAWLSYQLLKATEPGLFGVWAHNGEVRTARLLSERDAPKHRLLVLVRDNGEPPLSASVTLHVLLVDGFSQPYLPLPEAAAGPARADALTGYLVVALASVSSLFLFSVLLFVAVRLCRRSRAASVPEGPFPGHVVDVSGTGTLSQSYQYEVCLTGDPGSNEFKFLKPIFTNLSVQDSGSNKGENANFRNSFGFDIQ; encoded by the coding sequence ATGGAGATCAGACGGGTGCTAGCTCTGCGGAAAAGGCAAGTCCttattctctttgttttgttgGGATTATCTCGGGCAGGTCCTGAATCTGCGCGCTATTCTGTGGCAGAGGAAACAGAAATTGGCTCGTTTGTGGCCAATCTGGCAAGGGACCTGGGTCTGGGGGCAGAAGAGCTGTCCTCACGGGAGGCCCGGGTAATGTCTGATGATAATAAAAAGCATTTGCACCTTGATTTGCTAACCGGGGATTTGCTCCTAAATGAGAAACTGGACCGAGAGGAGCTATGCGGCTCTTTTGAGCCCTGTGTAGTGCATTTTCAAGTGTTATTGAAAAACCCTTTACGTTTTTTTCGGGCTGAGCTAcacatcaaagatataaatgATCATTCCCCTACATTTCTGGACAAAGAAATACTTTTGAAAATATCAGAGAGTACCACTGTCGGAACCACATTCCTAATGGAGAGTGCTCAAGATTTGGATGTAGGAAGCAACGGTCTCCAAAACTACACAATTAGCCCTAATTCtcatttttacattaaaattcaAGACAGCAGTGATGGAAAGATATACCCAGAGCTGGTCCTGGCCAAAGCGTTGGATCACGAGGAGGAGCCTGAGCTCAGATTAATACTTACAGCGCTGGACGGCGGCTCTCCGCCCAGGTCTGGGACAACCTTGGTCCTAATCAAAGTCTTGGATATCAATGACAATGCCCCTGAGTTTGCTCAGAGCCTCTACGAGGTGCAGGTCCCGGAGGACACACCCGTTGGCTCATGGGTTATCACCATCTCTGCCAACGATGTGGATGCAGGAAATTATGGAAAAATATCTTACACATTTTTCCATGCATCAGAAGACATTCGTAAAACATTTGAAATTAACCCAGTATCTGGAGAGGTGCTTTTGAAAGCACACTTGGATTTTGAAGTAATACAGACCTACACTATAAATATCCAGGCAACAGATGGTGGGGGTCTTTCAGAAAAATGCACGCTTCTGGTTAAAGTGATAGATATAAATGACAATCCACCAGAAGTAACCATGTCGTCCATCACAAACAGAATTCCAGAAAACGTCCCAGAGATCCTCGTCGCTGTTTTTAGTGTCCGCGACCAAGACTCGGGGGACAATGGAAGAATGGCTTGTTCTATTCAGAATGACCTTCCCTTTTTCCTGAAGCCGACCTTCAAGAATTTCTACACGTTGGTTACTGAAAAGGCactagacagagagagcagagccGAGTACAACGTCACCATCACAGTCAGCGACCTGGGCACCCCCAGGCTGAAGACCGAGCACAGCATAACCGTGCAGGTCTCCGACGTCAACGACAACGCGCCCGCCTTCACCCGCACCTCCTACACCCTGCTGGTCCGCGAAAACAACAGCCCCGCGCTGCACATCGGCAGCGTCAGCGCCACAGACGCAGACGCGGGCGCCAACGCCCAGGTCACCTACTCGCTGCTGCCGCCCCAGGACGCGCACCTGCCGCTCGCCTCCTTGGTCTCCGTCAACGCCGACAGCGGCCAGCTGTTCGCGTTCAGGGCGCTGGACTTCGAGGCCCTGCAGGCGTTCGAGTTCCGCGTGCGCGCGGCCGACGCGGGCTCCCCGGCGCTGAGCAGCGAGGCGCGCGTGCGCGTGCAGGTGCTGGACGCCAACGACAACGCGCCGTTCGTGCTGTACCCGCTGCAGAACGGCTCTGCGCCCTGCACCGAGCTGGTGCCCAGGGCGGCCGAGGCGGGCTACCTGGTGAGCAAGGTGGTGGCGGTGGACGGCGACGCGGGCCAGAACGCCTGGCTGTCCTACCAGCTGCTCAAGGCCACGGAGCCCGGGCTGTTCGGCGTGTGGGCGCACAACGGCGAGGTGCGCACCGCCAGGCTGCTGAGCGAGCGCGACGCGCCCAAGCACAGGCTGCTGGTGCTGGTCAGGGACAACGGCGAGCCGCCGCTGTCGGCCAGCGTCACGCTGCACGTGCTGCTGGTGGACGGCTTCTCCCAGCCCTACCTGCCGCTGCCCGAGGCGGCCGCCGGCCCTGCGCGGGCCGACGCGCTCACCGGCTACTTGGTGGTGGCCTTGGCCTCGGTGTCGTCGCTCTTCCTCTTCTCGGTGCTGCTGTTCGTCGCGGTGCGGCTGTGCAGGAGGAGCAGGGCGGCCTCGGTGCCCGAGGGGCCCTTTCCGGGCCACGTGGTGGACGTGAGCGGCACCGGGACCCTGTCCCAGAGCTACCAGTACGAGGTGTGTCTGACAGGAGACCCCGGAAGTAATGAGTTCAAATTTCTGAAGCCGATTTTCACCAACCTTTCAGTCCAAGACTCTGGTAGCAATAAGGGAGAAAACGCCAACTTCCGTAATAGCTTTGGATTCGacatccaataa